The proteins below come from a single Prolixibacter sp. NT017 genomic window:
- a CDS encoding transglutaminase family protein has translation MYRILIILLLAGFTTSCHDSWHRDLSKQERLLVRKALWKADDNRNELKIALKDASHDEKLAMAFLIGYMPERDLKCLSAEFLMKNVDKAFKARDKFKWCAALPDSIFYNDVLPYAVLSEKRQCWREDFYNWFMPSVKKAPDIRAAIDSVNLHVKDILKVEYNIKRKKVDQAPYESIQQGMATCTGLSILLVDAFRSVGIPARIAGTPMWTNMRGNHTWVEVWIDGKWYFTEYYMDALNKSWFLSDAGKADPEQPEHRIYATSYKPTGMVYPLVWDEQATYVHGVDVTQRYIDLYRKQMANKQLEKDELWVRIVLLKDPKAAEDDSNNRVHEKITVTQNGEQVDFGFSPSPTDDMNRLLPFRLKKETTYQFEYMGKDSTLVKKTLTTGTGAHEMLRLYM, from the coding sequence ATGTATCGAATACTAATCATCCTACTACTTGCCGGTTTTACTACTTCTTGCCATGATTCATGGCATCGTGACCTGAGCAAACAAGAGAGACTGCTCGTTCGTAAGGCCCTTTGGAAAGCGGACGATAACAGAAATGAATTGAAAATCGCGCTGAAAGATGCGAGCCATGATGAAAAGCTGGCAATGGCTTTCCTGATTGGTTATATGCCTGAGCGTGATTTGAAATGTCTTTCCGCTGAGTTTTTGATGAAGAACGTGGACAAAGCTTTTAAGGCCCGGGATAAATTCAAATGGTGCGCTGCATTACCCGATTCCATTTTTTATAACGACGTTCTGCCCTACGCTGTTCTTTCAGAAAAGCGCCAGTGTTGGCGGGAGGATTTTTACAACTGGTTTATGCCTTCGGTCAAGAAGGCTCCGGATATTCGGGCTGCGATTGACAGCGTAAATCTTCATGTGAAAGATATTCTGAAAGTGGAATATAATATCAAACGGAAAAAAGTCGATCAGGCGCCTTATGAATCGATTCAGCAGGGAATGGCGACTTGTACTGGTCTCTCCATCTTGCTTGTCGACGCATTTCGCTCGGTAGGAATTCCTGCGCGTATTGCTGGTACACCCATGTGGACAAACATGCGCGGCAATCACACCTGGGTAGAAGTTTGGATTGACGGGAAATGGTACTTTACCGAGTATTATATGGATGCGCTTAACAAAAGCTGGTTTCTGTCCGATGCGGGGAAAGCAGATCCGGAACAACCCGAGCATCGCATTTACGCTACATCGTACAAGCCTACCGGGATGGTTTATCCGTTGGTGTGGGACGAGCAGGCGACCTATGTACACGGCGTTGATGTGACCCAACGTTACATCGATTTGTACCGCAAGCAAATGGCTAATAAACAATTGGAAAAAGATGAGTTGTGGGTAAGGATTGTATTGCTGAAGGACCCGAAAGCAGCCGAAGATGATAGTAATAACCGGGTGCATGAAAAAATAACGGTTACCCAAAATGGAGAGCAGGTCGACTTTGGCTTCTCTCCGTCGCCAACTGATGATATGAATCGGCTTTTGCCTTTTCGTTTGAAGAAAGAAACAACTTACCAGTTTGAATATATGGGGAAAGACAGCACGTTGGTGAAAAAGACCCTGACTACAGGTACAGGTGCCCACGAAATGCTGCGCTTATATATGTAA
- a CDS encoding nitroreductase family protein translates to MLDLLYHRRSTRKFLDKPVEVEKVKQLITAGLLAPSSKNNRPWEFLLVDDADQLKAMAYTKPHGSSFLANAPLAIIILGAPGKSDVWVEDCSIASTLIQVEAESLGLGSCWVQVRNRSHDEEISAAQYLRRHFDIPADMEVLSIIGIGYKGQERTPLDDEDLIWSKVRKNSYDSKMKF, encoded by the coding sequence ATGCTCGACCTACTTTACCACCGTCGCAGTACGAGAAAATTTCTCGACAAACCGGTTGAAGTTGAAAAAGTTAAACAACTCATCACCGCCGGTTTACTGGCACCGTCTTCGAAAAATAATCGTCCCTGGGAATTTCTGCTTGTCGACGACGCCGACCAACTAAAAGCCATGGCTTATACGAAGCCTCATGGTTCATCTTTTCTGGCCAATGCTCCATTAGCTATCATCATTTTGGGTGCGCCCGGGAAGAGTGATGTTTGGGTTGAAGACTGCTCCATTGCGTCGACACTCATTCAAGTGGAAGCAGAGTCACTTGGATTGGGTTCGTGCTGGGTGCAGGTTCGCAACCGCTCACACGACGAGGAAATTAGTGCAGCCCAGTATTTGAGGCGCCATTTTGATATTCCGGCTGATATGGAAGTTCTCTCCATTATTGGGATTGGATACAAAGGGCAGGAAAGAACGCCTCTTGATGATGAAGATCTGATTTGGTCAAAAGTCAGAAAGAACAGCTACGATTCGAAGATGAAATTCTAA
- a CDS encoding RNA polymerase sigma factor: MVTNKDEYYIREILNGDPGSFSHLVEKYKDLAFHVSLKILLNREEAEEAAQDAFIKAYRALPSFKGGAAFKTWFYRIVYNNAISRLRSSQNKRDVSLEDVRITDREVEETETALSRLSSEERQQYLQAALNKMAPEDRGLLVMFYFDELSVIEITEVTNFTESNVKVKLHRGRKKLFELLKGILKDEIISIL, from the coding sequence ATGGTAACCAACAAAGACGAATATTACATCCGGGAAATTTTAAATGGCGATCCCGGTTCGTTTTCTCACCTGGTTGAAAAGTACAAAGACTTAGCTTTTCATGTTTCTCTGAAGATATTGCTCAACAGAGAAGAGGCGGAGGAAGCGGCACAGGATGCCTTTATAAAAGCCTATCGTGCCTTGCCATCGTTTAAAGGTGGCGCTGCATTCAAAACCTGGTTTTACCGGATTGTTTATAACAATGCCATTTCAAGACTTCGTTCATCGCAAAATAAAAGAGATGTCAGTCTCGAAGACGTTCGAATCACTGACAGGGAAGTAGAAGAAACCGAAACGGCTTTGAGTCGTTTAAGTTCAGAAGAAAGACAACAATATCTTCAGGCAGCACTGAATAAAATGGCTCCCGAAGATCGCGGTCTGCTGGTGATGTTTTACTTCGACGAGCTATCGGTTATTGAAATAACTGAGGTAACTAATTTTACCGAGTCGAATGTGAAGGTGAAACTTCACCGGGGACGAAAAAAACTTTTTGAGTTATTGAAGGGTATTTTGAAGGACGAGATAATTTCGATATTATGA
- a CDS encoding DUF6249 domain-containing protein, with translation MAPFVVSILVPIGFFAMLFGILYVYYSTRNRERLAMIEKGADASLFQNPDRVSNIFKWGMFMVGIAVGIILASALSSANVLAEEVAYPSMIFLFGGLSLIVVHLIERKRETKE, from the coding sequence ATGGCACCATTTGTTGTATCGATATTAGTTCCGATTGGCTTTTTTGCCATGTTATTCGGAATTCTTTACGTGTACTATTCTACACGTAATCGTGAGCGTCTGGCGATGATTGAAAAAGGAGCTGATGCTTCCTTGTTTCAAAATCCCGATCGAGTTTCCAATATATTCAAGTGGGGAATGTTTATGGTCGGTATCGCAGTGGGAATCATTTTGGCATCGGCTTTATCTTCTGCGAATGTTTTAGCTGAAGAAGTTGCTTATCCTTCCATGATCTTCCTTTTTGGAGGCTTGTCACTTATCGTTGTTCATCTTATTGAACGGAAAAGAGAAACGAAAGAGTAA
- a CDS encoding M64 family metallopeptidase: MKNILINILFILLPFSAISSPRFGQYFTDGALRFDYLLAGNNKTVHVFPVTTKREKFWSGSHDYLVDTLNLGAYRYRVFDKKSGKLIFSRGFAPLFQEWQTTPEAKKQERSFYQVLRFPFPQNEVKLEIDQRNWDGKFVSVFQTDVDPKNYFIINEAPEKEKVVDIVNSGKPENHVDIAILAEGYTADQMDKFVRDATRMTNYLFTVSPFSENKSKFNVYAVETPSIDSGTDIPGQHVYKNTAFNTTFYTFDVPRYLTTTDMKSVCDAAACVPYDQVIVLVNSMKYGGGGFYNFINVCTADHNLSKLVFVHEFGHGFAGLGDEYYTSTVAYEDYYNLKVEPWEPNLTTLVDFGKKWKDMVAPSTPIPTPRTPEYNNKVGAFEGGGYMSKGVYSPYEDCRMKSNEASGFCPVCKRAITRVIDTYTK; encoded by the coding sequence ATGAAAAACATCCTGATAAACATACTTTTCATATTATTGCCCTTTTCTGCTATTTCCTCTCCCCGATTCGGACAATATTTTACCGATGGCGCACTTCGCTTTGATTATTTGCTGGCCGGAAACAACAAAACAGTTCATGTTTTCCCGGTTACCACTAAACGGGAAAAGTTCTGGAGTGGTTCCCACGATTATTTGGTTGATACGTTGAACCTGGGAGCTTATCGTTACAGAGTATTCGATAAAAAAAGCGGCAAATTAATTTTCAGCCGTGGCTTTGCCCCCCTTTTCCAGGAATGGCAAACTACGCCGGAAGCCAAAAAACAAGAGCGTTCGTTTTACCAGGTACTCCGATTTCCGTTTCCTCAAAATGAAGTTAAGCTTGAAATTGACCAACGAAACTGGGACGGCAAATTTGTTTCAGTCTTCCAAACCGATGTCGACCCGAAAAACTATTTCATCATTAATGAAGCACCGGAGAAAGAGAAAGTCGTTGATATTGTGAATTCCGGCAAACCGGAAAATCATGTCGACATTGCCATTTTAGCCGAAGGTTACACGGCCGACCAGATGGACAAGTTTGTCCGCGATGCCACGCGCATGACCAATTACCTATTCACCGTATCGCCGTTCTCCGAAAACAAAAGCAAATTCAATGTTTATGCGGTCGAAACGCCGTCGATTGACTCCGGCACCGATATTCCCGGACAGCATGTATACAAAAACACCGCTTTCAATACAACCTTCTACACATTCGATGTGCCACGCTACCTGACCACTACCGATATGAAATCGGTCTGTGATGCCGCTGCATGCGTTCCTTACGACCAGGTAATTGTGCTGGTCAACTCGATGAAATACGGCGGAGGTGGATTTTACAATTTCATCAATGTCTGTACGGCCGACCACAACCTGTCGAAACTGGTGTTTGTGCATGAATTCGGTCACGGATTTGCCGGACTCGGCGATGAATATTACACGTCGACGGTAGCGTACGAAGATTATTACAATCTGAAAGTGGAGCCATGGGAACCAAATCTGACTACGCTGGTCGATTTCGGAAAGAAATGGAAAGATATGGTAGCTCCTTCCACCCCAATTCCGACACCACGTACTCCTGAATACAATAATAAGGTAGGTGCTTTCGAAGGCGGAGGTTATATGAGTAAAGGAGTTTACAGTCCGTACGAAGACTGCCGGATGAAATCCAACGAAGCATCAGGTTTTTGTCCTGTTTGTAAAAGGGCCATCACCCGGGTCATCGATACGTACACAAAATAA
- a CDS encoding mechanosensitive ion channel family protein, protein MSTYYNWIKNLFLDVSQNEQMAVFFSALVVLLSIAALSGIFHLILRAALRGIFSKIVKRTRFEWDDILFKNRVFNVLAHIAPVLIIGWASNFAGNDIQWMDGILNGLAKIYLIAVIIALLNRLLTASLDIYQTYPFSKERPIKGYVQLMKLLLYFIGAIFLISVLVSKSPGNLFTGLGAMAAVLMFVFKDPILGFVASIQLAANKMVKPGDWVSLPSYNADGTVEDISLTSVKVQNWDKTITTIPTYALVSGSMTNWIGMEESGGRRIKRSINIDMTTVRFADTKLLEHLRQFSLIREYVEKKEEEVKEYNRAKQLDERDYVSGRRQTNLGIFRKYLEAYLHAHPGVHDEMTFLIRHLQPTEKGIPVEIYVFSKDQRWANYEELQADIFDHILAVLPEFGLRVFQNPSGEDFRILKHISNNDA, encoded by the coding sequence ATGTCAACATATTATAATTGGATCAAGAACCTCTTTCTCGATGTTTCTCAAAATGAGCAGATGGCTGTATTTTTTTCGGCGCTTGTCGTTCTTCTCAGTATTGCAGCCCTTTCCGGTATTTTCCATTTGATTTTGCGTGCTGCATTGCGCGGTATTTTCTCCAAAATCGTGAAACGTACCCGCTTCGAGTGGGACGATATTTTGTTTAAGAACCGGGTTTTTAATGTGCTGGCGCATATTGCTCCGGTTTTGATTATTGGATGGGCTTCCAACTTTGCCGGGAATGATATTCAATGGATGGATGGCATATTAAATGGCCTGGCAAAGATTTATCTGATTGCCGTCATCATTGCATTGTTGAACAGACTTTTAACAGCTTCCCTCGATATTTATCAGACGTATCCTTTTTCAAAAGAACGCCCCATTAAGGGATATGTGCAGTTGATGAAACTGTTGCTATACTTTATCGGAGCCATCTTTTTGATTTCTGTTTTGGTATCGAAAAGTCCGGGAAACCTTTTTACCGGGTTGGGCGCGATGGCCGCCGTGTTGATGTTTGTATTTAAAGATCCCATTCTTGGGTTCGTTGCCAGTATTCAGTTGGCCGCCAATAAAATGGTGAAGCCGGGAGATTGGGTCTCTCTGCCTTCGTACAATGCGGATGGAACCGTGGAAGATATTTCCCTCACATCGGTGAAAGTTCAAAACTGGGACAAAACCATTACCACCATTCCAACTTATGCTTTGGTTTCGGGCTCGATGACCAACTGGATCGGGATGGAAGAATCAGGCGGTCGCCGTATCAAGCGGTCCATTAATATTGATATGACGACAGTGCGTTTTGCTGACACTAAGTTGCTGGAACATCTTCGCCAGTTTTCACTTATCAGGGAATATGTTGAGAAAAAAGAAGAGGAGGTAAAAGAATACAACAGGGCCAAACAGCTCGATGAGCGTGATTATGTTTCCGGCAGGCGGCAGACTAACCTGGGAATTTTCCGCAAGTATCTCGAGGCTTATTTGCATGCCCATCCTGGCGTACATGATGAGATGACCTTCCTGATTCGTCATCTGCAACCAACTGAAAAAGGAATTCCTGTCGAGATCTATGTGTTCAGCAAGGATCAGCGGTGGGCAAACTACGAAGAACTGCAGGCCGATATCTTCGATCATATTCTGGCTGTGCTACCTGAATTCGGGTTACGGGTTTTCCAGAATCCTTCTGGTGAAGATTTTCGCATTTTGAAGCACATCAGTAATAATGATGCCTGA
- a CDS encoding Lrp/AsnC ligand binding domain-containing protein, giving the protein MVKKYNAENEEEFQEQIIQIDDLDRKILKLITTNARIPFLEVARECGVSGAAIHQRVQRLLNLGVVTGSEFIVSPQKLGYNTCAYMGIYLEKASYDRKVVKQLREISEIVECHHTTGQYAIFIKIQTKTNKHLKKIIDTDLQGIDGISRTETFISLEQEFKRQIPIK; this is encoded by the coding sequence ATGGTAAAAAAGTATAATGCAGAAAATGAAGAGGAGTTTCAGGAGCAAATCATCCAAATCGATGATTTAGACAGGAAAATATTGAAGCTCATCACCACCAATGCCCGTATTCCTTTTTTGGAAGTGGCCCGCGAATGTGGTGTTTCCGGCGCTGCGATTCATCAACGTGTTCAGCGCCTGTTGAATTTAGGTGTAGTTACCGGTTCTGAATTTATTGTAAGTCCGCAAAAGCTTGGATACAATACCTGCGCTTATATGGGGATTTATCTCGAAAAAGCCAGCTACGACAGAAAAGTTGTGAAGCAATTGCGCGAAATATCGGAAATTGTTGAGTGTCATCATACTACTGGCCAGTACGCAATTTTTATTAAAATACAGACCAAAACGAATAAGCATCTGAAAAAGATTATCGATACCGACCTTCAGGGCATCGATGGAATTTCCCGGACGGAGACCTTTATCTCTTTAGAACAGGAATTCAAGCGGCAAATTCCAATCAAATAA
- a CDS encoding DUF3127 domain-containing protein has translation MSFKVKGRIEQLLPVVTGTSARGEWRKQEFVIETDEQYPKKICFTLFNDKINLLEGFNSNMEVEVSFSVESREYNGRWFHNVNAYRIDKASGEPEGFNPPPFNENDIPPETDDDGGDLPF, from the coding sequence ATGAGTTTTAAAGTAAAGGGACGGATTGAACAGTTGCTTCCAGTTGTAACCGGAACCAGCGCCAGAGGAGAATGGCGGAAACAGGAATTTGTCATTGAAACTGACGAGCAGTACCCGAAAAAGATTTGCTTTACCTTATTCAACGACAAAATTAACCTGCTGGAGGGCTTCAACAGCAATATGGAGGTAGAAGTGTCCTTTAGTGTAGAGTCGAGAGAATATAACGGAAGATGGTTCCATAATGTGAATGCTTATCGCATCGATAAGGCGAGCGGGGAACCGGAAGGATTTAATCCGCCACCATTTAACGAGAACGATATCCCGCCGGAAACGGATGACGATGGCGGCGATTTACCATTCTAA
- a CDS encoding FKBP-type peptidyl-prolyl cis-trans isomerase, whose product MKIFKIALILVAAVLVMASCNQQPSRNVTLKTAADSASYAIGVDLGNNIKNNLKNTPGGVKLDSSIMLAGFEDMLMEKDLKIPSEKGRTVIQSFFSKIQDALAQKNLEAGQKFLEENAKNDSVKTTDSGLQYKIIKQGNGPVPKAGQKVKVDYTGKTIDGKVFDSSIERGKPVTFQVDRVIKGWTEALEMMPVGSEWMLYIPADLAYGKRGAGKDIGPNSTLIFEVHLLGIEK is encoded by the coding sequence ATGAAAATTTTCAAAATTGCACTTATCCTTGTTGCTGCAGTATTGGTGATGGCATCTTGCAATCAGCAGCCGAGCCGTAATGTTACGCTCAAAACAGCTGCCGACTCTGCCAGCTACGCCATTGGTGTTGATCTGGGAAACAACATTAAGAATAACCTGAAGAATACTCCGGGCGGTGTAAAACTTGATTCAAGTATCATGCTGGCTGGATTTGAAGATATGTTGATGGAAAAAGACCTGAAAATTCCTTCTGAAAAAGGACGTACAGTTATTCAGTCTTTCTTCTCTAAAATTCAGGACGCACTGGCCCAGAAAAACCTGGAAGCTGGTCAGAAATTCCTGGAAGAAAACGCTAAAAACGATAGTGTAAAAACTACCGATAGCGGTCTCCAGTATAAAATCATCAAGCAAGGCAACGGTCCTGTACCGAAAGCCGGACAGAAAGTAAAAGTTGATTATACCGGAAAAACCATCGACGGTAAAGTATTTGACAGCTCAATAGAGCGTGGCAAACCAGTTACTTTCCAGGTTGACCGCGTAATCAAAGGATGGACTGAAGCACTGGAAATGATGCCTGTTGGTTCAGAATGGATGCTTTATATCCCGGCTGATTTGGCTTATGGCAAGCGTGGTGCAGGTAAAGACATCGGTCCTAACTCGACCCTGATTTTCGAAGTTCATCTTTTGGGAATTGAAAAATAA
- a CDS encoding FKBP-type peptidyl-prolyl cis-trans isomerase translates to MSKKELNSQVEKFSYSIGLSVASNLIGSGIKTIDTEAFDMAIKDAYEGKMPQISADEANQIIQEYISRVQDKEKDENLTAGKAYLEENKKKQHVEELPSGMQFEVMAQGDGELPSASDNVKCHYHGTLIDGTVFDSSVQRGEPATFPVNGVIQGWQEALQLMPVGSKWKLFIPPHLAYGENGAGGVIGPNATLIFEVELLEIVK, encoded by the coding sequence ATGTCAAAAAAGGAGTTGAACTCACAAGTAGAAAAATTTAGTTATTCCATTGGCTTAAGCGTCGCTAGCAACCTCATTGGCTCAGGAATCAAAACAATTGATACCGAAGCTTTTGATATGGCAATCAAAGATGCATATGAAGGAAAGATGCCACAGATAAGCGCCGACGAAGCCAATCAGATTATTCAGGAATATATCAGCCGGGTTCAGGATAAAGAAAAAGATGAAAACCTGACCGCCGGAAAAGCATATTTAGAAGAAAATAAAAAGAAACAACACGTTGAAGAACTCCCGAGCGGGATGCAGTTTGAAGTGATGGCACAGGGCGACGGCGAATTGCCTTCAGCCAGTGATAATGTAAAATGTCATTACCACGGAACCTTAATCGACGGAACTGTGTTTGATAGTTCAGTTCAACGGGGCGAACCGGCAACATTCCCGGTTAACGGAGTTATCCAGGGATGGCAGGAAGCCCTCCAGCTGATGCCTGTAGGTTCCAAATGGAAATTGTTTATTCCGCCGCACCTGGCTTACGGAGAGAACGGCGCTGGTGGCGTGATTGGTCCTAACGCGACCCTGATTTTCGAAGTAGAACTACTGGAAATTGTGAAATAA
- the mnmD gene encoding tRNA (5-methylaminomethyl-2-thiouridine)(34)-methyltransferase MnmD produces MERKILKTEDGSHTLYVPNMDEHYHSIHGAKQESMHVFIDAGLNMHSGRELTIFEVGFGTGLNAFLTAVESKRQQRNIKYYTIEKYPLQEEEWEKLNPEPDTAKKENSLFKQLHNCQWEKLNDINGTFQLQKIEGDLTSFNFKALPPFDLVYFDAFAPDKQPKLWSPEIFAAIFAHMTKDGILVTYSAKGAVRRTMQSAGFQVERIPGPPGKREMLRGRKP; encoded by the coding sequence ATGGAACGGAAGATACTGAAAACCGAAGATGGCTCGCATACGCTTTACGTTCCGAATATGGACGAGCATTACCATTCCATTCACGGGGCCAAACAGGAATCAATGCACGTTTTCATCGATGCCGGATTGAATATGCATTCCGGAAGGGAGTTAACCATTTTTGAAGTCGGTTTTGGCACAGGTTTGAATGCTTTTCTCACGGCTGTGGAAAGCAAGCGTCAACAGCGAAATATTAAATACTATACCATTGAGAAATACCCTTTACAGGAAGAAGAATGGGAAAAACTAAATCCTGAGCCTGACACAGCCAAGAAGGAAAACAGCTTATTCAAGCAACTCCATAATTGCCAGTGGGAAAAGCTGAATGACATAAACGGTACTTTTCAGCTACAAAAAATAGAAGGAGATTTAACCAGCTTCAATTTTAAGGCACTGCCGCCGTTTGATTTAGTCTACTTCGACGCTTTTGCCCCGGATAAACAACCCAAACTTTGGTCGCCCGAAATATTTGCGGCTATCTTCGCTCACATGACTAAAGACGGAATTCTGGTAACCTACAGCGCCAAAGGAGCAGTCAGGAGAACGATGCAGTCGGCAGGTTTTCAGGTGGAAAGAATTCCCGGCCCACCGGGAAAAAGAGAAATGCTAAGAGGTAGAAAACCATGA
- a CDS encoding MATE family efflux transporter has product MKQSTDLTYGHIPQQIIKLSVPIMGTSFIQMAYSMIDMIWLGRVGSDAVAAVGAATFFTWLGISLMLITRTGAEVGVSQSLGAGDKKRAITFAQQSLTGALVLAILYGILTYIFAPGLIGFFKLTNKAVNHNAVSYLRIISAGSLLYYSNPTFSGVFTGAGNSKLPFRINSIGLLLNIVADPLLIFGVGPIPQMGSNGAAYATVASQGLVLLLFIIRIRRGKSPLKKASIITGLNIPYMRKIFKLGLPVAMQSILFAIFAMILARIVGRWGALPIAVQSVGAQIEALSWMTASGFATALGAFVGQNFGAAKWERIYKGFLITVGFSSVVGLIVGLLFVGFGKQVFGIFIPEHDAIQMGGKYLEILGYSQIFMCMEIATSGAFNGIGRTMPPSIIGITLTGMRIPIALALALGTSLGLLGVWWSLSITSILKGTILFIWFYRVVTKHPDNLAAQGRPLQFIRLIPNRIRQQFLGIKTK; this is encoded by the coding sequence TTGAAGCAGTCTACTGATCTGACATACGGACATATACCACAACAGATAATCAAGCTATCGGTTCCCATCATGGGCACATCTTTCATTCAGATGGCCTACAGCATGATTGATATGATTTGGCTGGGGCGCGTGGGTAGTGATGCGGTAGCCGCTGTCGGTGCAGCTACGTTCTTCACCTGGCTCGGCATTTCGCTCATGCTGATAACCCGAACCGGAGCTGAAGTCGGGGTTTCTCAATCTCTCGGAGCAGGCGACAAAAAAAGAGCTATTACCTTTGCCCAACAATCACTCACCGGGGCTTTGGTACTGGCCATCCTTTACGGAATTCTAACTTATATTTTCGCTCCCGGATTAATCGGCTTTTTTAAGTTGACCAACAAAGCAGTTAACCACAATGCTGTTTCCTATCTCCGGATTATTTCAGCCGGCTCGCTGCTTTATTATTCCAATCCAACGTTCTCAGGCGTATTCACCGGAGCCGGAAACTCAAAACTACCTTTCCGGATAAACTCAATTGGATTGCTCCTGAATATTGTAGCCGATCCGTTATTGATTTTCGGAGTTGGTCCCATTCCGCAGATGGGTTCCAACGGTGCGGCTTATGCTACCGTTGCATCGCAGGGACTGGTGTTGCTGTTGTTTATAATCAGAATAAGGAGAGGCAAATCGCCTTTAAAAAAGGCCAGCATCATTACCGGTTTGAACATTCCCTACATGCGAAAGATCTTTAAACTGGGGCTACCGGTAGCCATGCAAAGTATTTTGTTTGCCATCTTCGCCATGATTCTGGCTCGGATTGTCGGGCGCTGGGGAGCACTTCCCATTGCCGTACAAAGTGTTGGTGCACAAATCGAAGCCCTGAGCTGGATGACCGCCAGCGGATTCGCCACTGCACTGGGCGCTTTCGTGGGGCAGAACTTTGGCGCTGCCAAGTGGGAACGCATCTACAAAGGATTTCTCATCACGGTAGGTTTCAGCAGTGTCGTAGGGCTAATTGTCGGCCTTCTTTTCGTGGGATTCGGCAAACAAGTGTTTGGCATATTCATTCCCGAACACGATGCCATCCAGATGGGCGGTAAATACCTGGAAATTCTGGGATACTCGCAAATATTCATGTGCATGGAGATTGCTACATCCGGAGCGTTCAACGGAATCGGACGTACCATGCCGCCTTCGATTATTGGAATAACGTTAACCGGAATGCGAATTCCCATCGCGCTGGCTTTGGCACTGGGAACTTCGCTGGGGTTACTCGGTGTCTGGTGGAGCCTCTCCATCACCTCCATCCTGAAAGGAACCATTCTGTTTATCTGGTTCTACCGTGTAGTCACCAAACATCCCGACAATTTGGCTGCTCAGGGCCGACCATTACAGTTTATCCGACTGATTCCGAATCGTATCAGGCAACAATTTCTCGGCATCAAAACTAAATAA
- a CDS encoding L-threonylcarbamoyladenylate synthase, with product MLIRIYDENPNQKDILKVVEVLRNGGVIVYPTDTIYGIGCDITQPKAVERVARLKNLKPEKADFSFICHDLSHISDFSKPISNPVFKMMKKNLPGPFTFIIQANSQVPKMFKNRKKSVGVRVPDNNIIREIVRELGNPVMSTSVRDEDEILEYTTDPELIEEKFGDLVDLVIDGGYGDNTPSTVVDCTGDVPEIIRQGKGELIE from the coding sequence ATGTTGATACGTATTTATGATGAAAATCCAAATCAGAAGGACATTCTGAAGGTGGTCGAGGTTCTGCGGAACGGTGGAGTCATCGTTTATCCAACCGATACAATTTACGGTATTGGTTGTGATATTACGCAGCCCAAAGCTGTTGAGCGGGTGGCCCGGCTGAAAAATCTGAAACCGGAAAAAGCTGACTTCTCCTTTATTTGTCATGATCTGAGCCATATATCCGATTTTAGCAAGCCCATTTCTAACCCGGTTTTCAAGATGATGAAGAAGAACCTTCCGGGACCGTTTACCTTTATTATTCAGGCGAATAGCCAGGTGCCGAAAATGTTTAAAAACCGGAAGAAGAGCGTCGGGGTTAGAGTACCGGATAACAACATTATTCGTGAGATCGTCCGCGAACTGGGGAACCCGGTTATGTCGACCTCTGTTCGTGACGAGGATGAAATTTTGGAATATACGACTGACCCGGAACTGATTGAAGAGAAATTCGGCGATTTGGTCGATTTGGTGATCGACGGTGGATATGGTGACAATACTCCTTCTACGGTAGTGGATTGTACCGGTGATGTTCCGGAAATTATCCGTCAGGGAAAAGGAGAGTTGATCGAGTAA